From the genome of Malus domestica chromosome 04, GDT2T_hap1, one region includes:
- the LOC103434154 gene encoding trihelix transcription factor GTL2-like, whose product MFDGVPAEQLHQLIASSRTSLPLPLPLPLSSFPPPPPNNNINTFHVPAGAPFDPYNNNNPSHLHHHQLLQIQPHQLHQNHQLLQLHRQSTATPENLEEKEEHSSTVSISINNNLEIERDRSSSVPASSDVPISSDPWSNDELLALLRIRSTMENWFPEFTWEHVSRKLAELGFKRSAEKCKEKFEEESRYFNNIYFTKNYRFLSDFEQIFQGGGDAHQRSPDDHDHRNPDEHQEAPGDKNNKKEMVEKPSDEGDHPDSTRNETFVEDNIGVISNEQLNPEEHNEKEVVVETRPTNNNNKRKRQRRFEMLKGFCEDIVNRMMAQQEEMHNKLLEEMVKRNEEKLAREEAWKKQETDRMNKELEIMAREQAVAGDRQAMIIKFLKKFISSSSNSSTSTSSSPIQVQNPTLSTCRAVGGRKELDHHQEKENNPTTPSSLTESTLAPQSPTSSTLAPSPLPVPTVTISLSTTTTTTVAIAPPENPSSKDVIINAQNPSSISHDKQDLGKRWPKDEVLALINLRCSLFNNGGSGGDQDKDGGVVMKAPLWERISQGMFEMGYKRSSKRCKEKWENINKYFRKTKDVNKKRSLDSRTCPYFHQLSTLYNQGMLVSPSDQAPENRPASPENHSLGDGDSTKHDEGEKNNNMVKQAPTSAFDFEF is encoded by the exons atgtttgatggagTCCCAGCTGAGCAGTTGCACCAACTCATAGCATCCTCAAGAACCTCCCTGCCTCTTCCTCtccccctccctctctcctccttcCCTCCTCCACCACCAAACAATAACATCAATACCTTCCATGTCCCTGCTGGTGCTCCTTTTGATCCCTACAACAATAACAACCCttctcatcttcatcatcatcaactcCTGCAGATTCAACCCCATCAGCTTCATCAGAATCATCAGCTTCTGCAACTGCACCGCCAATCCACCGCCACCCCCGAAAATCTCGAGGAGAAAGAAGAACACTCTAGTACTGTTTCAATCTCCATAAACAATAATTTGGAGATTGAAAGAGATAGATCTTCATCAGTACCGGCATCATCAGATGTACCGATCAGTAGTGATCCTTGGAGTAATGATGAATTGCTTGCACTTCTCAGGATCAGATCTACCATGGAGAATTGGTTCCCTGAGTTCACTTGGGAACATGTCTCAAG GAAGCTAGCAGAGCTTGGTTTCAAAAGGAGTGCGGAGAAATGCAAAGagaaatttgaagaagaaagcaGATACTTCAACAACATTTACTTCACCAAAAACTACAGGTTTCTCAGTGACTTCGAACAAATCTTTCAAGGCGGTGGTGATGCTCATCAGCGAAGCCCTGATGATCATGATCACCGAAACCCTGATGAACATCAGGAAGCTCCTGgggataaaaataataagaaggaaATGGTCGAAAAGCCAAGTGACGAGGGAGATCATCCAGACTCAACGAGAAATGAAACATTTGTTGAGGATAATATCGGTGTGATCAGCAATGAGCAGCTCAACCCCGAGGAGCACAATGAGAAAGAGGTAGTAGTGGAAACTAGACCAACGAACAATAATAATAAGAGAAAAAGGCAAAGGAGATTTGAAATGCTCAAGGGTTTCTGTGAGGACATTGTGAACAGGATGATGGCTCAGCAGGAAGAGATGCACAACAAGCTTCTTGAAGAAATGGTGAAGAGAAACGAAGAGAAGCTTGCGAGGGAAGAAGCTTGGAAGAAGCAAGAGACGGATAGGATGAACAAGGAGCTCGAGATTATGGCGCGTGAACAAGCAGTTGCTGGTGATCGACAAGCTATGATCATTAAGTTCTTGAAGAAGTTCATATCGTCGTCAAGTAATTCTAGTACTTCTACTTCGTCTTCCCCGATTCAAGTACAAAACCCTACTCTTTCTACGTGTCGTGCTGTTGGTGGCCGTAAAGAACTTGATCATCatcaagaaaaggaaaataaccCAACCACGCCTAGTTCTTTAACTGAAAGTACTCTtgcaccccaaagcccaacttCAAGTACTCTTGCTCCGAGTCCGCTACCTGTTCCGACGGTGACAATTTCTTTGAGTACGACTACTACTACTACTGTTGCCATAGCTCCTCCTGAAAACCCTAGTTCTAAGGATGTCATCATCAATGCTCAAAACCCTAGTTCCATTAGTCATGACAAACAAGACCTCGGAAAGAGATGGCCGAAAGATGAAGTGCTGGCTCTGATAAACTTGAGGTGCAGCCTCTTCAACAATGGTGGTAGCGGTGGCGATCAGGACAAGGACGGAGGAGTGGTGATGAAAGCTCCTCTTTGGGAGCGAATCTCACAAGGGATGTTCGAGATGGGTTACAAGAGGAGTTCCAAGAGGTGCAAAGAGAAATGGGAGAACATTAACAAGTActtcagaaaaacaaaagatgttAACAAGAAGAGGTCACTTGACTCTAGGACTTGCCCTTATTTTCATCAGTTAAGCACTTTGTACAATCAAGGAATGCTCGTGTCGCCATCCGATCAAGCACCGGAAAACCGCCCTGCTTCGCCGGAAAACCACTCTCTGGGTGATGGTGATTCAACTAAACATGATGAAGGTGAGAAAAACAACAATATGGTAAAGCAAGCACCAACATCAGCTTTTGATTTCGAATTCTAA